In one Anaerohalosphaeraceae bacterium genomic region, the following are encoded:
- the nusA gene encoding transcription termination factor NusA, with product MNQDVLRIVENISRDKNIDKESVFQDLEAAMVSAARKHFGAPPESDITVHIDRKTGDISAFKDGTPIDIQRLGRISAQTARQVMIQKLREDERESIFSEYAQRKGEIVNGTVARFEGGVLVVNLSPRVEAILPKSEQITGETHHPGERIRAMILDVREASSQVKIVLSRTHPDFIRRLFELEVPEVSEGIIEIKALAREAGYRTKIAVDSTDDKVDPVGACVGVRGSRIKNIVDELGGEKIDIVPWSDSSQVFIANALRPAKVSEIAICFELGRATVVVPEDQLSLAIGKHGQNVRLAARLTNWDIDILTPPEYNREVERLSACIGKIEGLDDSFVDKLLALGIISVLDLEEVGVKPLVEELKISEELAARVIQAAQTAAREMAAEEKMTQAEGLLMQEKARSERKRKS from the coding sequence ATGAATCAGGATGTATTACGAATCGTGGAGAACATCTCGCGGGACAAGAATATTGACAAGGAATCCGTTTTTCAGGACCTTGAAGCCGCGATGGTTTCGGCAGCACGCAAGCACTTCGGGGCTCCGCCGGAAAGTGATATTACCGTCCATATCGACCGAAAAACGGGAGATATTTCCGCTTTTAAGGACGGCACTCCGATTGATATCCAAAGATTGGGACGGATTTCGGCCCAGACAGCCCGTCAGGTGATGATTCAGAAACTCCGCGAGGACGAACGGGAAAGTATTTTTAGTGAATATGCTCAAAGGAAAGGGGAGATCGTCAACGGAACCGTCGCCCGTTTTGAAGGCGGGGTTCTTGTGGTAAACCTCAGCCCTCGAGTCGAGGCGATTTTGCCCAAGTCTGAACAAATTACCGGTGAAACGCACCACCCCGGCGAACGAATCCGGGCGATGATTCTGGACGTGCGGGAGGCTTCCAGCCAGGTGAAGATTGTTTTGTCCCGCACTCATCCGGATTTTATTCGCCGTCTTTTTGAATTGGAAGTCCCGGAGGTCAGCGAAGGGATTATTGAAATCAAGGCGTTGGCCCGAGAGGCGGGCTATCGAACCAAGATAGCCGTTGATTCGACCGATGACAAGGTGGATCCCGTTGGGGCCTGTGTCGGAGTTCGAGGAAGCCGGATTAAGAATATTGTCGATGAACTGGGTGGGGAAAAAATCGACATCGTTCCCTGGAGCGATTCCTCGCAGGTCTTTATTGCCAACGCGCTTCGGCCCGCCAAGGTCAGCGAGATTGCGATTTGTTTTGAGCTGGGACGGGCGACGGTGGTGGTTCCTGAAGACCAGCTGAGTTTGGCAATCGGCAAGCACGGGCAGAACGTCCGCCTGGCGGCTCGTCTGACCAACTGGGATATTGATATTTTGACCCCGCCGGAGTATAACCGAGAGGTCGAGCGGCTTTCCGCCTGCATCGGAAAGATTGAGGGACTGGATGATTCCTTCGTCGATAAACTGCTGGCGTTGGGAATCATCTCGGTTTTGGACTTGGAGGAAGTCGGAGTCAAGCCGCTTGTAGAGGAGCTGAAGATTTCTGAAGAATTGGCCGCCAGGGTGATTCAGGCGGCCCAGACCGCTGCCCGAGAAATGGCTGCGGAAGAAAAAATGACGCAGGCCGAAGGGCTCCTGATGCAGGAGAAGGCCCGCAGCGAAAGAAAACGAAAAAGTTAA
- a CDS encoding sialate O-acetylesterase — translation MNTAALFCRKAHRTAVLLWIISVLSGPALALEVCGVFGDSMVLQQGRPIPVWGKASSGEEITVRLAGQEKSVLADASGRWRIVLEPMLAGGPYEMTVSGRSEQRLFADVWIGEVWLCSGQSNMDMTVAREDRYWCGVLNEEAEVAAADWPGIRVFDVPFGTCDEPLDDVEGRWEVCSPATVGHFSAVAYFFAREIHKKLNVPVGLITTAYGGSTAEAWVSRKALEAETDLHFLLEEYARKCQEFDSGAAQKKYEADLAAWKEAAARAEAAGEKPPRKPAAPKNPHLDQHSPCVLFNAMVSPLIPYAIRGALWYQGESNIPTAAVYDRIMETLIRDWRSRWGQGDFPFVYVQLAGYGKPPAEPCRGGGTTRVRQAQAKNRTLPNAAMVTAVDIGESDNIHPKNKQEVGRRLALAARALAYGEKIEYSGPVFENMAVEDSCIRLSFTHIGGGLVLKERSPSGFAVAGPDRKFHWADARIEGDTVVVCSPQVQEPLAVRYAWDDFPVVSLYNAEGLPAVPFRTDSFE, via the coding sequence ATGAACACAGCAGCGCTCTTTTGCAGGAAGGCGCACAGAACAGCGGTCCTTCTTTGGATTATTTCCGTTCTTTCCGGTCCGGCACTTGCCCTTGAAGTTTGCGGGGTGTTCGGGGATTCGATGGTGCTCCAGCAGGGCCGGCCGATTCCGGTCTGGGGGAAGGCATCGTCGGGGGAGGAAATCACCGTGCGGCTGGCTGGACAGGAAAAAAGCGTCCTGGCCGATGCGTCGGGCCGTTGGCGGATTGTACTGGAGCCGATGCTGGCCGGCGGGCCGTATGAAATGACGGTTTCCGGCAGGAGCGAACAGCGGCTCTTTGCGGATGTATGGATAGGCGAGGTCTGGCTTTGCTCGGGCCAGTCGAATATGGATATGACGGTCGCTCGGGAGGACCGGTACTGGTGCGGCGTGCTCAACGAGGAGGCGGAGGTGGCGGCGGCCGACTGGCCGGGCATTCGGGTCTTTGATGTGCCGTTCGGCACCTGTGATGAGCCCCTCGATGATGTCGAAGGCCGCTGGGAGGTCTGTTCGCCGGCGACGGTGGGGCATTTTTCGGCGGTTGCGTATTTTTTTGCCCGTGAGATTCATAAAAAACTGAATGTGCCGGTCGGGCTGATTACAACGGCTTACGGAGGCAGCACCGCCGAGGCCTGGGTCAGCCGAAAAGCCCTCGAAGCCGAAACAGACCTGCATTTTCTGCTGGAGGAGTACGCCCGAAAATGTCAGGAGTTTGACAGCGGGGCGGCTCAAAAGAAGTATGAAGCGGATTTGGCCGCCTGGAAAGAGGCCGCCGCCAGAGCCGAAGCCGCCGGAGAAAAGCCGCCGCGAAAACCCGCTGCTCCGAAAAATCCGCATCTGGACCAGCACAGCCCCTGCGTGCTGTTCAATGCGATGGTTTCCCCGCTGATTCCCTATGCCATTCGCGGGGCCCTGTGGTATCAGGGAGAGTCCAATATTCCGACGGCGGCGGTGTATGACCGGATTATGGAAACACTCATCCGCGACTGGAGAAGCCGCTGGGGACAGGGGGATTTTCCGTTTGTGTATGTGCAGCTGGCCGGCTACGGCAAGCCGCCGGCGGAGCCCTGCCGGGGCGGAGGGACGACACGGGTGCGCCAGGCCCAGGCGAAAAATCGAACGCTCCCCAATGCTGCGATGGTTACGGCGGTCGATATCGGGGAATCGGACAACATTCATCCCAAGAACAAACAGGAAGTCGGCAGGCGTTTGGCCCTGGCGGCTCGTGCGCTGGCCTATGGGGAAAAGATTGAATACTCCGGCCCCGTCTTTGAAAATATGGCGGTGGAGGACAGCTGCATTCGTCTGTCTTTTACACATATCGGAGGCGGGCTGGTCTTGAAAGAACGCAGTCCGAGCGGATTTGCCGTCGCGGGTCCGGACCGAAAATTTCACTGGGCCGATGCCCGGATCGAGGGCGATACGGTGGTGGTCTGTTCGCCGCAGGTTCAGGAGCCGCTGGCGGTGCGTTATGCGTGGGATGATTTTCCTGTTGTGAGCCTGTATAACGCGGAAGGATTGCCTGCCGTTCCATTCCGCACAGATTCTTTTGAATAG
- the infB gene encoding translation initiation factor IF-2, giving the protein MAKAVTKVYLLAKELGVKSQAIVAKCQAEGLDIKTHMSPLTAGQVATIREWFSEGEHTTSVETAERVDLEKVRVARRKKVSAPTEEETPAVPTVQEEPTETVQAAEAPAETKEAPQPQALCPAEAPAAEKTEPEAASAPAPSAAAETAPVQEAPKPPVQEVQTVPPAPAVPPPPPAPILPAGPKLEKPRPAQLTGPTVIRVEKPEADSRRFGGKRPRPPMKGPERAVQPLIPVVEDDADTVAKKPKDKTHGRRKHHADEEEDRLLKGGPKRIRERDLEERRARLAAAEGEWIRNRPPRRIETKAKAEEPAPPVERPAKAVVTEPILVKDLSAALGVKTSDIIAKLLAEGVIATANQAISVDTAELIALEFGTELVVERKRTVLEQIEKEFEQRPRLHLQKRPPIVTMLGHVDHGKTSLLDRIRKTSVAAGEAGGITQHIGAYQVEINGKRITFLDTPGHEAFTSMRARGAQMTDIVVLVVAADDGVMPQTVEAIHHAKAAGVEIIVALNKIDLPGIDLHRIYGQLAEHELTPAEWGGNTEIVKTSAATGQGIEDLIEHLDYIAELKNYQADPTLPAMGWVVEAKMAPSRGAVATLLIKEGQLKKGDIVLAGGAWGRVRTITDSWGHAVKSALPSMPVEITGLDGVPQAGDKFYCLSDINRAKAAAEEIRTLSREESLARRSQVTLDNLFKHIEAGKIKELNLIVRADVQGSVDVLVRYLTELSTPEVKVKVIHAGVGGITEGDVVLAQASDAIIIGFNVVPEDRVRQMAEAARVDIRLYNVIYRITEDLKAAMKGLLEPVEQEKTLGRLVVRNTFKISGVGTVAGCFVENGLVTKNAKLRLIRNNIVVKDNCAIESLRHFKDDVREVKAGLECGIKIAGFDDVKTGDVLEAYEIVQVSREL; this is encoded by the coding sequence TTGGCTAAGGCGGTAACAAAAGTTTATCTTCTGGCGAAAGAGCTGGGAGTCAAAAGCCAGGCGATTGTGGCCAAGTGTCAGGCCGAAGGCCTGGATATCAAGACGCATATGTCTCCTCTGACCGCCGGGCAGGTGGCAACCATCCGGGAGTGGTTCAGCGAAGGAGAGCACACCACCTCTGTCGAGACCGCCGAACGAGTTGATTTGGAAAAAGTGCGGGTGGCCCGTCGAAAAAAGGTTTCTGCCCCGACCGAGGAAGAAACCCCCGCCGTTCCGACGGTTCAGGAAGAACCTACTGAAACCGTTCAGGCGGCGGAGGCACCGGCGGAGACGAAAGAAGCCCCGCAGCCTCAGGCCCTCTGTCCTGCCGAGGCGCCGGCGGCTGAAAAGACAGAACCCGAAGCGGCGTCTGCGCCTGCGCCGTCTGCTGCGGCAGAGACCGCGCCGGTTCAGGAAGCGCCCAAGCCGCCAGTCCAGGAGGTACAAACCGTCCCGCCGGCCCCGGCTGTTCCGCCTCCCCCGCCGGCTCCGATTCTGCCGGCCGGCCCGAAACTTGAAAAGCCCAGACCCGCCCAATTGACCGGCCCGACGGTGATTCGGGTCGAAAAACCCGAAGCGGATTCTCGCCGGTTCGGCGGCAAGCGGCCTCGCCCGCCGATGAAGGGGCCGGAGAGGGCTGTTCAGCCGCTGATTCCTGTGGTGGAAGACGACGCGGATACAGTCGCCAAAAAGCCCAAAGACAAAACACACGGGCGCCGAAAGCACCACGCCGATGAAGAAGAAGATCGTCTGCTCAAAGGCGGGCCGAAGCGGATTCGGGAGCGGGATCTGGAGGAGCGGCGGGCTCGTCTGGCGGCTGCGGAAGGAGAATGGATTCGCAACCGGCCGCCTCGGCGGATTGAAACGAAAGCCAAGGCCGAAGAGCCGGCGCCGCCGGTGGAACGGCCTGCCAAAGCGGTTGTGACCGAGCCGATTTTGGTCAAAGACCTTTCGGCGGCTCTGGGGGTTAAGACCAGCGATATTATCGCCAAACTGCTGGCGGAAGGGGTGATTGCCACTGCCAACCAGGCCATTTCCGTCGACACGGCGGAACTGATAGCCCTCGAGTTCGGTACAGAACTGGTTGTGGAGCGCAAACGCACGGTTTTGGAGCAGATAGAAAAGGAATTCGAGCAGCGTCCGAGACTTCATTTGCAGAAGCGGCCTCCGATTGTCACGATGCTCGGTCATGTGGACCACGGCAAGACCAGTCTGCTGGACCGAATCCGCAAGACCTCGGTAGCGGCCGGAGAAGCCGGAGGAATTACGCAGCACATCGGCGCTTATCAGGTGGAAATCAACGGCAAGCGCATCACCTTCCTGGATACGCCGGGCCACGAGGCGTTTACCTCCATGCGGGCCCGCGGGGCACAGATGACCGACATTGTGGTGCTGGTTGTGGCGGCGGATGACGGGGTGATGCCGCAGACGGTCGAGGCGATTCATCACGCCAAGGCCGCCGGTGTGGAAATCATTGTGGCCCTGAACAAAATCGACCTGCCGGGGATTGATTTACACCGCATTTATGGTCAGCTGGCCGAACACGAACTGACCCCGGCCGAGTGGGGCGGCAATACCGAAATCGTCAAAACCAGCGCCGCCACCGGACAGGGCATCGAGGATTTGATTGAGCATCTGGACTATATTGCGGAACTGAAAAACTATCAGGCCGACCCCACCCTCCCTGCGATGGGCTGGGTTGTGGAGGCCAAGATGGCTCCCAGCCGGGGAGCGGTGGCTACGCTTCTGATTAAAGAAGGCCAGCTGAAGAAGGGGGATATTGTCCTGGCCGGCGGGGCCTGGGGCCGAGTCCGCACGATTACCGACAGCTGGGGACATGCCGTCAAGTCGGCCCTGCCTTCCATGCCGGTGGAAATCACCGGGCTGGACGGCGTTCCGCAGGCGGGCGACAAGTTTTACTGCCTGTCGGATATCAACCGGGCCAAGGCGGCGGCGGAGGAAATCCGAACCCTCAGCCGCGAAGAATCGCTGGCTCGCCGTTCTCAGGTGACGCTGGACAACTTGTTCAAGCATATCGAAGCCGGCAAAATCAAAGAGCTGAATCTGATTGTGCGGGCCGATGTGCAGGGCTCTGTGGATGTGCTGGTTCGTTATCTGACCGAATTGAGCACCCCGGAGGTGAAAGTCAAGGTGATTCACGCCGGCGTCGGAGGCATCACGGAAGGCGATGTGGTGCTGGCCCAGGCCTCGGATGCCATCATCATCGGCTTCAATGTGGTTCCCGAAGACCGGGTCCGGCAGATGGCCGAGGCGGCCCGGGTGGATATCCGGCTTTACAATGTGATTTACCGCATCACGGAAGATTTGAAGGCCGCGATGAAGGGCCTTCTGGAGCCGGTGGAGCAGGAAAAGACGCTCGGCCGGCTGGTGGTGCGGAATACCTTCAAGATTTCCGGAGTCGGCACGGTCGCCGGATGCTTCGTCGAGAACGGCCTGGTCACCAAAAATGCAAAGCTGCGTCTGATTCGCAACAATATCGTCGTCAAGGACAATTGTGCCATCGAGTCGCTGCGGCATTTCAAAGACGATGTTCGCGAGGTCAAGGCCGGCCTCGAATGCGGCATCAAAATTGCCGGCTTTGATGATGTCAAGACCGGCGATGTCCTGGAGGCCTACGAAATCGTGCAGGTTTCTCGGGAGCTGTAG
- a CDS encoding glycoside hydrolase family 28 protein, with the protein MNLQRLVLFLGLLGLSAAAAAGEFNACEYGAVPDGKTVNTKAIQKAIDACAQAGGGTVMFSPGTYLTGSIFLKERVDLRVDEGVLIKGVQDESEYPEIYTRVAGIETDWPAALINAHNVSNVRIYGKGTIDGSGSMWWDKYWMMRREYDPKGLRWVVDYDCKRPRLILIYNASNVKLEGLTLQEPGFWTVHICYSTNVVVDGLTIRANLDERVGPSSDGIDIDSSSNVLVQNCDIDCNDDNFCLKAGRDADGLRVNRPTYNVVIRDCIARRGHGLITFGSETSGGIYNVEAYNLKAYGTSTGIRFKSTQGRGGTVRDAYLHDIQMHNVREAIKLDYDWYPAYNTVPEEVRRQLEAEGREFPKHWKALLQQVPEDLGTPYIRDITIRNIKAVDSETAISVSGRKNQPAGFFLLENIDITAKKAGVIKNAENWVFRNVRIQAEDGSKVRFENCRNMTGLE; encoded by the coding sequence ATGAATTTGCAGAGACTCGTTTTGTTTCTGGGGCTGCTGGGACTTTCCGCAGCGGCCGCAGCCGGAGAGTTTAACGCCTGTGAATACGGGGCGGTGCCGGACGGAAAGACCGTCAATACCAAGGCCATTCAGAAAGCGATAGACGCCTGTGCACAGGCGGGGGGCGGAACGGTGATGTTTTCGCCCGGCACGTATCTGACCGGTTCGATTTTTCTCAAAGAGCGGGTGGATTTGCGGGTGGATGAGGGGGTACTCATTAAGGGGGTTCAGGATGAGTCGGAGTATCCGGAAATCTATACGCGCGTGGCGGGGATCGAGACGGACTGGCCCGCAGCGCTGATTAATGCCCACAACGTGTCCAACGTACGGATTTACGGCAAGGGGACGATTGACGGCTCCGGCTCGATGTGGTGGGACAAATACTGGATGATGCGGCGGGAGTATGACCCCAAGGGCCTGCGCTGGGTGGTGGATTATGACTGCAAGCGGCCGCGGCTGATTCTGATTTACAATGCCTCCAATGTGAAGCTGGAGGGCCTGACGCTTCAGGAGCCGGGCTTTTGGACGGTTCATATCTGCTACAGCACCAATGTCGTCGTGGACGGGCTGACGATTCGGGCCAACCTCGATGAGCGGGTCGGCCCCAGTTCGGACGGGATTGACATTGATTCCTCCTCCAACGTGCTGGTGCAGAACTGCGATATTGACTGCAACGATGACAATTTCTGTCTGAAGGCCGGACGGGATGCCGACGGGCTTCGGGTGAACCGTCCGACGTACAATGTGGTGATTCGGGACTGCATCGCCCGCCGCGGACACGGGCTGATTACCTTCGGCAGCGAGACCTCCGGCGGCATCTACAACGTGGAAGCGTACAATCTGAAGGCCTACGGGACCAGCACCGGCATTCGGTTCAAATCCACGCAGGGACGCGGCGGCACGGTGCGGGATGCCTACCTGCACGATATTCAGATGCACAATGTCCGTGAGGCCATTAAGCTGGATTATGACTGGTATCCGGCCTACAACACGGTGCCGGAGGAGGTGCGCAGGCAGCTGGAAGCGGAGGGCCGGGAATTTCCCAAACACTGGAAGGCGCTGCTCCAGCAGGTGCCGGAGGATTTGGGCACGCCGTATATTCGCGATATTACCATTCGCAACATCAAGGCGGTGGATTCGGAAACGGCAATTTCCGTCAGCGGACGCAAAAATCAGCCCGCCGGTTTCTTCTTGCTGGAAAACATCGACATCACCGCCAAAAAGGCCGGTGTGATTAAGAACGCAGAAAACTGGGTCTTTCGGAATGTCCGAATTCAGGCGGAGGACGGCTCAAAGGTTCGCTTTGAAAACTGCCGAAATATGACGGGGCTTGAATGA
- a CDS encoding glycosyl hydrolase, with translation MNRWGRLARQTAGLMIAIGLSGWVFAAQTQVGWPTPTAENKPWTRWWWLGSAVNEADLSFLLEEYSRAGIGGVEICPIYGVKGYEEQFIDFLSPKWMKMLAHTTAEAQRLGMEVDLTTGTGWPFGGPHIPDELASMKVLCERYSVSGGQVFEVSVPKNSRAYLMAVIAVAADGRRMDLTAKVKEGRLRWEAPQGSWTIYELSGRRPVQKVKRAAPGGAGNVVDPFSVSALEKYLAAFDKAFAGYRGQMPRAHFHDSFEYFEADWTAEFFREFQKRRGYDLRDYVEFLFGEDSSDTAARVKCDYRRTLSDLHIAYIERWTQWCHRYKGLSRNQAHGAPANLIDLYAAADIPETEIFRSVDSRQIPMMKMASSAAHLKGQPLTSAESFTWLKEHFQASLADAKAAADFLFLSGVNHIFFHGIPYSPQEAPWPGWQFYASVNFGPGGGLWQDLPAFADYLTRCQSILQAGRPDNEILLYWPVYDLWQDSKGFYQAFRIHNQEQWFYDSAFYKTAMALWSRGYGYDAVSDRFLQKSAVRDGKIVLGGNSYSAVLVPACRLMPTETLDTLLKLADKGAVILFDSGLPSDVPGLKDWQKRREKLNSTLQSLAFRQETAGSFRSCLRRKGKILVGDIEPMLQSVGISREAFTDAGIQVVRRSHPEGYYYFLVNQSQKPLEQWLPLGRPARSVVLMDPLHSDQVGLAAVRNKDGQTQVYIQMTAGQSLILKTFSREMPNASAWTYLRPSSGSVSLEGRWTVEFIQGGPSLPKPRQIEQLSSWTQWGDDEAERFAGTARYTLEFEKPAGTAEDWILDLGTVCESARVHLNGKEVGIFWTPPYACRIGGLLREGLNKLEIDVTNLAANRIRDLDRRQVRWKYFYDINVVNIDYKPLNAADWPLRDSGLLGPVRLIPAKILNPLEEPSRNADKPTLFIIGDSTVKNGTSGLQGWGDPIADFFDLSKISVQNRAIGGRSSRTFLTEGRWQKVLEEMKEGDFLLIQFGHNDSGPLATGRARASLKGIGDETQEVVLEATGQKEVVHTYGWYLRKYVREAKEKGVQPILLSPVPRNIWKDGRLTRAGSDYAAWAEQVAQAEGVPFINLNESIACVYEQQGQEKVTQEFFLEDHTHTTPAGARLSAEIVVQEIRRLDKCPLGLYLK, from the coding sequence ATGAATCGATGGGGCCGATTGGCTCGGCAGACGGCCGGGCTGATGATTGCGATTGGATTGTCCGGATGGGTCTTTGCGGCACAAACGCAGGTCGGCTGGCCGACACCGACGGCGGAAAACAAACCGTGGACCCGATGGTGGTGGCTGGGCAGTGCAGTCAACGAAGCCGATTTATCTTTCCTGCTGGAAGAGTACAGCCGGGCGGGCATCGGAGGAGTTGAAATCTGTCCGATTTACGGCGTCAAGGGATATGAGGAGCAGTTTATTGATTTTCTTTCGCCGAAGTGGATGAAGATGCTGGCCCACACGACGGCGGAGGCACAGCGGCTGGGAATGGAGGTGGATTTGACCACGGGGACGGGCTGGCCGTTCGGCGGGCCGCATATTCCGGATGAGCTGGCCTCGATGAAGGTGCTTTGCGAGCGGTATTCGGTTTCCGGCGGGCAGGTCTTTGAAGTGTCGGTTCCGAAAAATTCGAGGGCTTATCTGATGGCCGTGATTGCCGTTGCGGCCGATGGACGCCGGATGGATTTGACGGCAAAGGTCAAAGAGGGCCGGCTCCGCTGGGAAGCGCCGCAGGGCAGCTGGACAATTTATGAATTGTCGGGCCGGCGTCCGGTGCAGAAAGTCAAGCGCGCCGCCCCGGGCGGAGCGGGAAACGTCGTGGACCCGTTTTCGGTGTCGGCCCTTGAAAAATACCTGGCGGCTTTTGACAAGGCCTTCGCCGGGTACCGCGGACAGATGCCGCGAGCCCATTTCCATGATTCGTTTGAGTATTTCGAGGCGGACTGGACGGCGGAGTTCTTTCGGGAGTTTCAGAAGCGGCGGGGCTATGACCTCCGGGACTACGTTGAGTTTTTGTTCGGGGAGGATTCATCCGATACAGCCGCCCGCGTGAAGTGCGACTACCGCCGGACGCTTTCTGACCTGCATATTGCCTATATCGAGCGGTGGACGCAGTGGTGTCATCGATACAAAGGGCTCTCCCGCAATCAGGCCCACGGGGCGCCGGCCAATCTGATTGATTTGTATGCCGCAGCGGACATTCCGGAAACGGAAATCTTCCGTTCCGTGGACAGCCGGCAGATTCCGATGATGAAGATGGCCTCTTCGGCGGCCCATCTGAAAGGGCAGCCCCTGACCTCCGCCGAGTCTTTTACCTGGCTCAAAGAGCATTTTCAGGCCTCGCTGGCGGATGCCAAAGCCGCGGCGGATTTCCTGTTTTTGTCCGGCGTCAATCATATTTTCTTTCATGGGATTCCGTATTCCCCGCAGGAGGCCCCCTGGCCGGGCTGGCAGTTTTATGCGTCGGTCAATTTCGGACCCGGCGGCGGGCTGTGGCAGGACCTGCCGGCGTTTGCGGACTACCTGACCCGCTGTCAATCCATCCTGCAGGCGGGCCGGCCGGACAATGAGATCCTGCTGTACTGGCCGGTCTATGATTTGTGGCAGGATTCGAAGGGCTTCTATCAGGCCTTTCGAATCCACAACCAGGAACAGTGGTTTTATGACAGTGCCTTTTATAAGACCGCGATGGCCCTGTGGAGCCGGGGATACGGATATGATGCCGTTTCCGACAGGTTTCTCCAAAAGAGCGCCGTTCGGGATGGAAAAATTGTTCTCGGAGGCAATTCTTATTCGGCGGTTTTGGTTCCGGCCTGCCGCCTGATGCCGACGGAGACCCTCGATACGCTGCTGAAACTGGCCGACAAGGGGGCTGTGATTTTGTTCGATTCGGGCCTGCCTTCGGACGTTCCCGGACTGAAAGATTGGCAAAAGAGACGGGAAAAGCTGAACAGCACGCTGCAATCTCTTGCTTTCCGGCAGGAAACAGCCGGTTCCTTCCGTTCCTGTTTGCGCAGGAAAGGAAAGATTTTGGTTGGGGACATCGAGCCGATGCTCCAGTCCGTCGGGATTTCCCGGGAGGCATTCACGGATGCGGGCATCCAGGTCGTTCGAAGAAGTCATCCGGAGGGGTACTATTACTTTCTGGTGAATCAGAGCCAAAAGCCGCTGGAGCAGTGGCTCCCGCTGGGCAGGCCGGCCCGTTCCGTTGTTTTGATGGACCCGCTGCATTCAGACCAAGTGGGGTTGGCAGCCGTTCGGAACAAAGATGGACAAACGCAGGTGTACATCCAGATGACGGCGGGACAGTCGCTGATTTTGAAAACCTTCTCCAGGGAGATGCCGAATGCGTCTGCGTGGACCTATCTGCGTCCGAGCTCAGGTTCGGTTTCTTTAGAAGGGCGATGGACGGTTGAGTTTATCCAGGGTGGTCCATCGCTGCCGAAGCCGCGTCAGATTGAGCAGCTCAGTTCCTGGACTCAGTGGGGCGATGACGAGGCCGAGCGGTTTGCGGGGACGGCTCGTTATACGCTCGAGTTTGAAAAGCCCGCCGGCACCGCCGAGGATTGGATTCTCGATTTGGGGACGGTTTGCGAGAGTGCTCGGGTGCATCTGAACGGCAAAGAAGTTGGGATTTTCTGGACGCCGCCGTATGCGTGCCGAATCGGCGGACTGCTGCGTGAGGGCCTCAATAAACTGGAGATTGATGTGACCAACCTGGCGGCCAACCGCATCCGGGATTTGGACCGTCGGCAGGTTCGCTGGAAATATTTCTATGATATTAATGTAGTGAATATCGACTATAAGCCTCTGAATGCGGCGGACTGGCCGCTTCGGGATTCAGGCCTGTTGGGACCGGTGCGTCTGATTCCGGCAAAGATTTTGAATCCGCTTGAAGAACCAAGCCGAAATGCGGATAAGCCGACTCTTTTTATTATTGGGGATTCCACAGTGAAGAACGGCACCTCTGGTCTGCAGGGCTGGGGAGACCCGATAGCAGACTTTTTTGATTTGTCGAAAATATCTGTCCAAAATCGGGCTATCGGCGGACGCAGCAGCCGCACCTTTTTAACAGAAGGGCGATGGCAAAAAGTGCTGGAGGAGATGAAGGAGGGCGATTTTCTGCTGATTCAGTTTGGGCATAACGACAGCGGGCCATTGGCGACAGGCAGGGCTCGTGCTTCTCTGAAGGGAATCGGTGACGAGACGCAAGAAGTGGTGTTGGAAGCGACGGGACAAAAAGAGGTGGTTCATACCTATGGGTGGTATCTGCGAAAATACGTGCGCGAAGCGAAAGAAAAGGGGGTTCAGCCGATTCTTTTATCACCGGTTCCCCGCAACATCTGGAAAGACGGCAGGTTAACGAGGGCCGGTTCCGATTATGCCGCGTGGGCGGAGCAGGTTGCACAGGCCGAGGGGGTTCCTTTTATCAATTTAAATGAATCGATTGCCTGTGTTTATGAACAGCAGGGACAGGAAAAGGTCACGCAGGAGTTTTTCTTAGAAGACCATACCCATACGACCCCGGCCGGGGCCCGTCTGAGTGCGGAAATTGTGGTTCAGGAAATACGACGGCTGGACAAATGCCCTCTGGGACTATATTTGAAATAA